One stretch of Nocardia mangyaensis DNA includes these proteins:
- a CDS encoding P-II family nitrogen regulator, producing the protein MKLITAIVKPFTLEDVKTGLEQAGVLGMTVSEVQGYGRQKGHTEVYRGAEYSVDFVPKVRVEVVVDDASVEKVVEVIVEAARTGKIGDGKVWVSPVDTIIRVRTGERGTDAL; encoded by the coding sequence ATGAAACTCATTACCGCTATCGTCAAACCGTTCACGCTGGAGGACGTCAAGACCGGCCTCGAGCAGGCGGGTGTGCTCGGCATGACCGTCAGTGAGGTCCAGGGCTACGGTCGGCAGAAGGGCCACACCGAGGTCTACCGCGGTGCGGAGTACTCGGTGGACTTCGTCCCCAAGGTCCGCGTCGAGGTCGTCGTCGACGACGCGTCGGTCGAGAAGGTCGTCGAGGTGATCGTCGAGGCCGCGCGCACCGGCAAGATCGGTGACGGCAAGGTCTGGGTGAGCCCGGTCGACACCATCATCCGGGTGCGTACCGGCGAACGCGGTACCGACGCACTGTAA
- a CDS encoding DUF2237 family protein: MTDRNVLGGPLEECGADPLTGFYRDGCCSTGPEDLGSHTVCTVATAEFLEHQASIGNDLSTPRPENNFPGLQPGDRWCVVAVRWLHAHEDGVAAPVVLAATHENALEVISMEILRKYAVDVPDDVSDLL; the protein is encoded by the coding sequence GTGACCGATCGAAACGTGCTTGGGGGGCCGCTGGAAGAGTGCGGCGCCGATCCTCTCACGGGCTTCTACCGGGACGGCTGCTGCAGCACCGGTCCGGAGGATCTCGGCAGCCACACCGTGTGCACCGTCGCGACGGCGGAATTCTTGGAGCATCAAGCCTCCATCGGCAACGATTTGAGCACGCCGCGCCCGGAGAACAACTTCCCCGGCCTGCAGCCGGGCGACCGTTGGTGCGTGGTAGCCGTGCGATGGCTGCACGCGCACGAGGACGGTGTCGCCGCGCCCGTGGTGCTGGCCGCCACCCACGAGAACGCCCTGGAGGTGATCTCGATGGAGATCCTGCGCAAATACGCTGTCGACGTCCCGGACGACGTCAGCGACCTCCTGTAG
- a CDS encoding acylphosphatase, whose product MSGEPVRLSAWVHGYVQGVGFRWWTRSRALELGLVGFARNHADGRVHVVAEGSRTVGEKLLELLRSGGAPGRVDLVVESWEPARGDMTGFEER is encoded by the coding sequence ATGAGCGGCGAACCGGTTCGGCTCAGCGCCTGGGTGCACGGATACGTGCAGGGCGTGGGCTTTCGTTGGTGGACCCGTTCGCGCGCACTGGAACTCGGCCTGGTCGGCTTCGCCCGCAACCACGCCGACGGTCGCGTGCACGTGGTCGCCGAAGGGTCGCGAACGGTGGGAGAGAAGCTGCTGGAACTGTTACGGTCGGGCGGTGCTCCTGGCCGGGTCGATCTCGTTGTGGAAAGCTGGGAGCCCGCGCGGGGCGATATGACCGGATTCGAGGAGCGGTAG
- a CDS encoding DUF1707 SHOCT-like domain-containing protein: MDITPGTRASDAERNAIVAQLGTHLADGRLDLAEYDQRVAQVYATTTRDQLDVVLSDLPELSTQQSAEVVERKSAPRIPVWQRIEAGSWAGVSVIVLVIWGLISLTAGELTYFWPMWVIGPWGAVLLFRVITGWEATPGTQTHLRQLQKHAQRMDPHHPHRPR; this comes from the coding sequence ATGGACATCACCCCCGGCACGCGCGCGTCCGACGCCGAACGCAACGCGATCGTCGCCCAGCTCGGCACGCACCTGGCCGACGGCAGGCTCGACCTGGCCGAGTACGACCAACGGGTCGCCCAGGTCTACGCGACCACGACCCGCGATCAACTCGATGTCGTCCTGTCCGATCTGCCCGAGCTGAGCACACAGCAGTCCGCCGAGGTGGTCGAGCGCAAGTCCGCGCCGCGTATTCCGGTCTGGCAGCGCATCGAGGCGGGCAGCTGGGCCGGCGTCAGCGTGATCGTGCTGGTCATCTGGGGTCTGATCTCACTCACCGCCGGCGAGCTCACCTATTTCTGGCCGATGTGGGTGATCGGCCCGTGGGGCGCGGTGCTGCTGTTCCGCGTCATCACCGGCTGGGAAGCGACCCCAGGCACTCAGACCCACCTGCGTCAACTGCAGAAACACGCGCAACGCATGGACCCCCACCACCCACACCGACCGCGCTGA
- a CDS encoding ammonium transporter — MTSAALVLLMTPGLAFFYGGMVRSKNVLNMIMMSVSAMGLVGVLWVLYGYSMAFGTDKAGLIGDPTEFFGLRTLFGGFGEDSAGVPLTGTIPTLVFVAFQAMFAIITVALISGAVADRMKFSAWLIFAGVWATVVYFPVAHWVWGGGWIFDKIEAIDFAGGTAVHINSGAAALALALVLGKRKGWPKTPFRPHNLPFVMLGAGLLWFGWFGFNAGSALGANGTAAAAFVTTLVATAAAMLAWLLVEKFRDGKPTSLGAASGIVAGLVAITPACASVNVLGALVIGVIAGAACALAVGLKFKFGYDDSLDVVGIHLVGGVLGTVLIGLVGSAEAPTGAAGLFYGGGFDLLWRQAVGAFAVLAYSLVVAAVIALAIKATIGLRATPEEEATGMDESEHAETAYDFAAVGGTARTAVKEA; from the coding sequence ATGACCAGCGCGGCACTCGTGCTGTTGATGACGCCAGGACTCGCGTTCTTCTACGGCGGTATGGTCCGTAGCAAGAATGTTCTGAACATGATCATGATGAGCGTCAGCGCCATGGGCCTGGTCGGTGTGCTCTGGGTGCTCTACGGCTACTCGATGGCCTTCGGCACCGACAAGGCGGGCCTGATCGGCGACCCGACCGAGTTCTTCGGTCTGCGCACGCTGTTCGGCGGCTTCGGCGAGGACTCGGCGGGCGTTCCGCTGACCGGTACGATCCCGACCCTGGTGTTCGTGGCCTTCCAGGCGATGTTCGCGATCATCACCGTCGCCCTCATCTCGGGTGCGGTCGCCGACCGGATGAAGTTCAGCGCCTGGCTGATCTTCGCCGGTGTCTGGGCAACGGTCGTCTATTTCCCGGTCGCGCACTGGGTCTGGGGTGGTGGCTGGATCTTCGACAAGATCGAGGCCATCGACTTCGCCGGTGGCACCGCGGTGCACATCAACTCCGGTGCGGCCGCGCTCGCGCTGGCACTGGTCCTCGGTAAGCGCAAGGGCTGGCCGAAGACGCCGTTCCGTCCGCACAACCTCCCGTTCGTCATGCTGGGTGCCGGCCTGCTGTGGTTCGGGTGGTTCGGATTCAACGCGGGTTCGGCCCTCGGCGCCAACGGCACCGCCGCCGCCGCTTTCGTCACCACCCTCGTGGCCACCGCCGCCGCCATGCTGGCCTGGCTGCTGGTCGAGAAGTTCCGTGACGGCAAGCCCACCTCCCTGGGCGCGGCCTCGGGCATCGTGGCCGGTCTGGTCGCGATCACCCCGGCCTGTGCCTCGGTGAACGTGCTCGGCGCGCTGGTCATCGGCGTGATCGCCGGTGCGGCCTGTGCGCTCGCGGTCGGCCTGAAGTTCAAGTTCGGCTACGACGATTCGCTCGACGTCGTCGGCATCCACCTCGTCGGTGGTGTCCTCGGCACCGTGCTGATCGGCCTGGTCGGTAGTGCCGAGGCGCCGACCGGCGCGGCCGGTCTGTTCTACGGTGGCGGCTTCGACCTGCTGTGGCGTCAGGCTGTCGGCGCCTTCGCGGTGCTGGCTTACTCGCTGGTCGTCGCGGCGGTCATCGCGCTCGCCATCAAGGCCACTATCGGTCTTCGTGCCACCCCGGAGGAAGAAGCTACGGGCATGGACGAGTCCGAACACGCTGAGACGGCATACGATTTTGCTGCTGTGGGTGGCACGGCACGGACTGCCGTCAAGGAGGCATGA
- the ftsY gene encoding signal recognition particle-docking protein FtsY, which yields MSSQAWILIAAIAAVLLVALVAGFVLYKRRQISLAPPEPDKELTDRSGGYTASGGFSFSQGGSAPTLPRPEPAPERTDVEGQPHVGDDAAVPRDAPRRSITDVALPEADVTAETVVVPDDTSALVTPVAPADTAPTDTAPTDTAPTDTAPTDTAPTDTAPTDTAPADTAPADTAPADTAPADTTPVETAPAEAATETAPTEADTAVAPQQPAETAPPAPVEPVPAEVDAVAAAIEEIDPTTGRLVRLRGRLARSQNAVGKSLLGLLGGGDLDEDSWEEIEDTLVLADIGTASTAAIVERLREEMASRSVRTPEQARAVLRDVLIEALRPELDRSIHALPHGDHPAILLVVGVNGTGKTTTTGKLARVLVADGRRVLLGAADTFRAAAADQLQTWGERVGADTVRGKEAADPAAVAFDAVAAGIERGVDAVLIDTAGRLHTKTGLMDELGKVKRVVEKKAEVDEVLLVLDSTVGQNGLMQARVFADVVDITGVVLTKLDGTAKGGIVFQVQHELGVPVKLVGLGEGADDLAPFEPGAFVDALLGGTS from the coding sequence GTGAGTTCGCAAGCGTGGATCCTGATCGCCGCGATCGCCGCCGTGCTGTTGGTGGCGCTCGTCGCGGGTTTCGTCCTGTACAAGCGTCGCCAGATCTCCCTGGCGCCGCCCGAACCGGACAAGGAGTTGACGGATCGGTCCGGTGGCTACACCGCGTCCGGGGGTTTCAGCTTCAGTCAGGGCGGGTCGGCACCGACGCTGCCACGCCCCGAACCGGCGCCCGAGCGCACCGATGTCGAGGGTCAGCCGCATGTCGGCGACGATGCCGCCGTCCCCAGAGACGCGCCGCGCCGCAGCATCACTGATGTCGCGCTGCCGGAAGCCGATGTCACCGCCGAGACCGTGGTGGTCCCGGACGACACGTCCGCCCTGGTCACACCGGTCGCCCCCGCCGACACCGCGCCCACCGACACCGCGCCCACCGACACCGCGCCCACCGACACCGCGCCCACCGACACCGCGCCCACCGACACCGCGCCCACCGACACCGCGCCCGCTGACACCGCGCCCGCTGACACCGCGCCCGCTGACACCGCGCCCGCTGACACCACTCCGGTCGAGACCGCGCCCGCCGAGGCCGCTACCGAGACGGCACCGACCGAGGCCGACACCGCTGTCGCACCGCAACAGCCGGCCGAGACCGCGCCCCCGGCACCCGTCGAACCCGTCCCGGCCGAGGTCGACGCCGTCGCCGCCGCGATCGAGGAGATCGACCCCACCACCGGCCGCCTGGTCCGCCTGCGCGGACGCTTGGCCCGCTCGCAGAACGCCGTCGGCAAGAGCCTGCTCGGCCTGCTCGGCGGCGGCGACCTGGACGAGGACTCCTGGGAGGAGATCGAGGACACACTGGTGCTGGCCGATATCGGCACCGCGAGCACCGCGGCGATCGTCGAGCGCCTGCGCGAGGAGATGGCCTCGCGCAGCGTGCGCACCCCCGAGCAGGCGCGCGCCGTCCTGCGCGACGTGCTGATCGAGGCACTGCGGCCCGAACTCGATCGCTCCATCCACGCGCTGCCGCACGGCGACCATCCGGCGATCCTGCTGGTCGTCGGTGTCAACGGCACCGGCAAGACCACCACCACCGGCAAGCTGGCCCGTGTCCTGGTCGCCGATGGGCGCCGGGTGCTGCTCGGCGCCGCCGACACCTTCCGCGCCGCCGCGGCCGACCAGCTGCAGACCTGGGGCGAACGCGTGGGCGCCGACACCGTGCGTGGCAAGGAAGCCGCAGACCCGGCCGCCGTCGCCTTCGACGCGGTCGCCGCGGGCATCGAACGCGGTGTCGACGCGGTCCTGATCGACACCGCGGGCCGCCTGCACACCAAGACCGGCCTGATGGACGAGCTGGGCAAGGTCAAGCGCGTGGTGGAGAAGAAGGCCGAGGTCGACGAGGTGCTGCTCGTGCTCGACTCGACGGTGGGGCAGAACGGCCTGATGCAGGCCAGGGTGTTCGCCGACGTCGTCGACATCACCGGGGTGGTGCTCACCAAGCTGGACGGCACCGCCAAGGGCGGGATCGTGTTCCAGGTGCAGCACGAGCTCGGCGTGCCGGTGAAACTTGTCGGTCTGGGCGAGGGCGCCGATGATCTGGCCCCCTTCGAGCCGGGCGCCTTCGTCGACGCGCTGCTCGGCGGCACGTCCTAG
- a CDS encoding DUF350 domain-containing protein, producing the protein MTLALESGYWNALGEGVGAIILYCLVGLALMLVGFFAIDLTTPGKLRELVVASKPNALIVSAAGMISMAFIVVFAVLATGGSGRLIEGLLAAVVFGLVGIVAQVISVRVVEKITGIDIGRTLHSDTYTPEVLVVAAAHFALGLVVAFAIL; encoded by the coding sequence ATGACCCTCGCCCTGGAATCGGGTTATTGGAACGCGCTCGGTGAAGGCGTCGGCGCCATCATCCTGTACTGCCTCGTCGGCTTGGCGCTCATGCTGGTCGGCTTCTTCGCGATCGACCTGACCACGCCGGGCAAGCTGCGTGAACTGGTCGTGGCGAGCAAGCCCAACGCGCTGATCGTCTCCGCCGCGGGCATGATCTCCATGGCGTTCATCGTCGTGTTCGCGGTGCTGGCCACCGGCGGCTCCGGCAGGCTGATCGAGGGCCTGCTCGCTGCGGTGGTGTTCGGCCTGGTCGGCATCGTGGCACAGGTCATCTCCGTGCGCGTGGTCGAGAAGATCACCGGAATCGACATCGGCCGCACCCTGCATTCCGACACCTACACCCCCGAGGTGTTGGTGGTGGCGGCGGCGCATTTCGCGCTCGGCCTCGTGGTGGCCTTCGCCATTCTGTGA
- a CDS encoding glutathionylspermidine synthase family protein, which produces MRRVVSTPRPGWQQIIESQGLVYGIPGRDASGQPRPYWDESVHYEFSMDEILALEADVELLQSMCLKAAEHVVLTERYADFGLPEWSWGPIAESWRRSDPYVYGRFDLRYDARRPATMLEYNADTPTSLLEAAIIQWHWLQQMYPGGDQWNSLHEKLVERWGELRGVLPGSELHFTWSGADATGEDNVTTAYMQETAAEAGFDTVALPIEEVGFDIELDRFVDLAEAPIEAIFKLYPWEWILDDDFGKRVVASLPATAWVEPLWTTLLSNKALLAVLWEMYPGHPNLLPAYLDDPHELTEYIRKPKLGREGANMTIVGPGMETATGGVYGAEGFVYQLLDPLPEFDGMRPVLGAWVVGDTAAGLGIRETAGLITDDGAAFVPHRILD; this is translated from the coding sequence GTGCGGCGGGTGGTGAGTACCCCGCGTCCGGGGTGGCAGCAGATCATCGAAAGTCAGGGGCTGGTCTACGGCATCCCCGGCCGCGATGCCAGCGGTCAGCCACGGCCGTATTGGGACGAATCGGTGCACTACGAGTTCTCGATGGACGAGATCCTCGCGCTGGAAGCCGATGTCGAACTGCTGCAATCGATGTGCCTGAAGGCCGCCGAACACGTGGTGCTCACCGAGCGCTACGCCGATTTCGGTCTGCCGGAATGGAGTTGGGGCCCGATCGCCGAATCCTGGCGGCGCAGTGACCCTTACGTGTACGGCCGCTTCGATCTGCGCTACGACGCGCGTCGTCCGGCCACGATGCTCGAGTACAACGCCGACACCCCCACCTCGCTGCTCGAGGCCGCGATCATCCAGTGGCACTGGCTGCAACAGATGTATCCCGGTGGCGACCAATGGAATTCGCTGCACGAGAAGCTGGTGGAACGCTGGGGCGAACTGCGCGGCGTGCTGCCGGGCAGTGAACTGCACTTCACCTGGTCGGGGGCCGATGCCACCGGCGAGGACAACGTGACCACCGCCTACATGCAGGAGACGGCGGCCGAAGCGGGCTTCGACACCGTCGCGCTGCCGATCGAGGAGGTCGGCTTCGACATCGAGCTCGACCGGTTCGTCGATCTGGCCGAGGCCCCGATCGAGGCGATCTTCAAGTTGTACCCCTGGGAGTGGATCCTCGACGACGACTTCGGCAAGCGCGTCGTGGCGAGCCTGCCCGCCACCGCGTGGGTCGAACCGCTGTGGACCACATTGCTGAGCAACAAGGCGCTGCTGGCCGTGCTGTGGGAGATGTACCCCGGCCATCCGAACCTGTTGCCCGCCTACCTCGACGACCCCCACGAGCTCACCGAGTACATCCGCAAACCCAAACTCGGCCGCGAGGGCGCCAACATGACCATCGTCGGTCCCGGCATGGAGACCGCGACCGGCGGCGTGTACGGCGCCGAGGGTTTCGTCTACCAATTGCTGGACCCGCTGCCGGAATTCGACGGCATGCGCCCGGTACTCGGGGCGTGGGTCGTCGGTGACACGGCGGCGGGCCTCGGCATCAGGGAGACCGCGGGCCTGATCACCGATGACGGCGCGGCGTTCGTGCCACATCGCATCCTCGACTGA
- a CDS encoding OsmC family protein: protein MAEQQSAPVTTAPTELWVERTGTRAYTGRSSRGAEVLIASQGVPGAFTPGELLKIALAACTGLSSDLPLSRRLGDDFDATIRVSGDADRENEVYPQLDEVVELDLSELDEAARERLLVTVERAVDKVCTVGRTLKAGTKVTLSFDIDA from the coding sequence ATGGCTGAGCAGCAGAGCGCCCCCGTGACCACCGCCCCGACCGAACTGTGGGTCGAGCGCACCGGAACCCGGGCCTACACCGGACGCAGTTCGCGCGGCGCCGAGGTGCTGATCGCCTCCCAGGGCGTGCCGGGCGCGTTCACCCCCGGTGAGCTGCTCAAGATCGCCTTGGCCGCCTGCACCGGTCTCAGCTCGGATCTGCCGCTCTCGCGCCGCCTCGGCGACGACTTCGACGCCACCATCCGGGTCTCCGGCGATGCCGACCGCGAGAACGAGGTGTACCCGCAGCTCGACGAGGTCGTCGAACTCGATCTGTCCGAACTCGACGAGGCCGCGCGCGAACGACTACTGGTCACCGTGGAACGGGCCGTCGACAAGGTGTGCACCGTGGGCCGCACGCTGAAGGCGGGTACCAAGGTGACGTTGAGCTTCGACATCGACGCATGA
- the smc gene encoding chromosome segregation protein SMC: protein MHLKSLTLKGFKSFASATTLRFEPGITCVVGPNGSGKSNVVDALTWVMGEQGAKALRGGKMQDVIFAGTTGRAALGRAEVTLTIDNSDGALPIDYAEVSITRRMFRDGAGEYEINGNSCRLMDVQELLSDSGIGREMHVIVGQGQLSAILESRPEDRRAFVEEAAGVLKHRRRKEKAVRKLDAMQANLARLTDLTTELRRQLKPLGRQAEVARRAQTVQADLRDARLRLAADDLVTRRGELESQLSKEAYAREQQITVQSELDAANAALAQQEFQLSRLNPSAEAAAQTWFQLSALAERVNATIRIAGDRARHLHTEAPVGTGRDPEQLEAEAERIEAEEAELRYAVEMAAETLDAAREALADREHAAKAAEQAHLAAVRAIADRREGLARLSGQVDTLRTRAQSVDAEIARLSVAIADARHRGETAQVEYDAVQDELGDLDAGEKGLDAQHEHAVAALELADERVRELREQDREASKLVARLGARIEALGMNLARKDGAAWLLEHGVSGLGGRLSGELRVQAGFEAAVAALLGPLADAVTADTATVADAAVRELRSGDGGRVAFVFATAGVVSAERGALPAGARWLAEVLDGAERVRPALAALTAGVVVVEDLATATELVTARPELRVVTRDGDLAGSGWVIGGSERMPSQLEVQADIDTATADLASAQRRAEELEAALAGALAEQTDRKDAADHALMALHESDQALLAIYDRLARVGHSARSAQTEGERLATQRAEAEAVREKSLASLAELEDRLRHAEIEHDGGDDSDTAAGTETAARAREEAAAALAEARTMEVEARLAVRTAEERAESVRGKADALRRAARAEREARARAERAQAARRQAAAVAAAVAESGAKIAHELEQVVASAAARRDELVRRRGECAASLEQVKERARALNTQLAQLTDAVHRDEVAKAQAALRIEQLETTISEQFGIALADLVAEYGPDVPLPPSALELQEYEDAKERGEQVSAPQPMPYDRASQERRAKRAEKDLTTLGKVNPLALEEFAALEERYNFLATQLEDVKNARKDLLDVVAEVDARILQVFTEAYADVEREFVGVFAKLFPGGEGRLVLTDPSDMLTTGIEVEARPPGKKVKRLSLLSGGEKSLTAVALLVAIFRARPSPFYVMDEVEAALDDTNLRRLIGLFEQLREKSQLIVITHQKPTMEVADALYGVSMRGDGITQVISQRLNRAEVADADPVGAPA, encoded by the coding sequence TTGCATCTGAAGAGCTTGACGTTGAAAGGGTTCAAGTCCTTCGCGTCCGCGACCACACTGCGCTTCGAACCGGGGATCACCTGCGTCGTCGGTCCGAACGGGTCGGGGAAGTCCAATGTCGTCGACGCGCTCACCTGGGTGATGGGCGAGCAGGGTGCCAAGGCGTTGCGGGGCGGCAAGATGCAGGATGTCATCTTCGCCGGAACCACCGGCCGCGCCGCCCTCGGGCGCGCCGAGGTGACCCTGACCATCGACAATTCCGACGGCGCGCTGCCGATCGACTACGCCGAGGTATCGATCACCCGGCGGATGTTCCGCGACGGCGCGGGCGAGTACGAGATCAACGGCAACAGCTGTCGGCTGATGGACGTGCAGGAACTGCTGTCGGACTCGGGTATCGGCCGCGAGATGCACGTCATCGTGGGGCAGGGCCAGCTCTCGGCCATCTTGGAATCGCGCCCGGAGGACCGGCGCGCGTTCGTCGAGGAGGCCGCGGGTGTCCTCAAGCACCGCAGGCGCAAGGAGAAGGCGGTCCGCAAGCTCGACGCGATGCAGGCCAACCTCGCCCGGCTCACCGACCTCACCACCGAACTGCGCCGCCAGCTCAAGCCGCTCGGTCGCCAGGCCGAGGTGGCCCGGCGGGCGCAGACCGTGCAGGCCGACCTGCGTGACGCGCGACTGCGACTGGCCGCCGACGACCTCGTGACCCGTCGCGGTGAGCTGGAATCCCAGCTCAGCAAGGAGGCCTACGCCCGCGAGCAGCAGATCACCGTGCAGTCCGAGCTCGATGCCGCCAATGCCGCGCTCGCCCAGCAGGAGTTTCAGCTCTCCCGGCTGAACCCCAGCGCCGAGGCCGCCGCGCAGACCTGGTTCCAGCTCTCGGCGCTGGCCGAACGGGTCAACGCCACCATCCGCATCGCCGGTGACCGGGCCAGACACCTGCACACCGAGGCGCCCGTCGGCACCGGCCGCGACCCCGAGCAGCTCGAGGCGGAGGCCGAACGGATCGAGGCCGAGGAGGCCGAGCTGCGCTACGCGGTCGAGATGGCCGCGGAGACCCTCGACGCGGCCCGGGAGGCACTCGCCGACCGAGAGCACGCAGCCAAGGCCGCCGAACAGGCGCATCTGGCCGCCGTGCGCGCCATCGCCGACCGGCGCGAGGGTCTGGCCAGGCTCTCGGGTCAGGTCGACACCCTGCGTACCCGCGCGCAGTCGGTGGATGCCGAGATCGCCCGGCTCTCGGTCGCCATCGCCGACGCCCGCCACCGTGGCGAGACCGCACAGGTCGAATACGACGCCGTGCAGGACGAACTCGGCGATCTCGACGCGGGGGAGAAGGGCCTCGACGCTCAGCACGAACACGCCGTCGCCGCGCTGGAACTGGCCGATGAGCGGGTGCGGGAACTGCGGGAGCAGGACCGGGAGGCGAGCAAACTGGTCGCCCGGCTCGGTGCGCGCATCGAGGCGCTCGGGATGAACCTGGCACGCAAGGACGGCGCGGCCTGGTTGCTCGAACACGGAGTGAGTGGTCTCGGCGGGCGACTGTCCGGTGAGCTGCGGGTGCAGGCGGGATTCGAGGCCGCTGTCGCCGCGCTGCTCGGCCCGCTCGCCGACGCCGTCACCGCCGACACCGCCACCGTCGCCGATGCGGCCGTGCGCGAGCTGCGTTCCGGTGACGGCGGCCGGGTGGCGTTCGTGTTCGCGACCGCCGGCGTGGTCAGCGCCGAACGCGGTGCGCTGCCCGCTGGTGCGCGCTGGCTGGCGGAGGTGCTCGACGGTGCCGAGCGGGTGCGCCCGGCACTGGCTGCGCTCACCGCGGGGGTGGTCGTCGTCGAGGACTTGGCGACCGCCACCGAACTCGTCACGGCCCGTCCCGAACTGCGCGTCGTCACCCGCGACGGTGATCTCGCGGGCTCGGGCTGGGTGATCGGCGGATCGGAGCGGATGCCGAGCCAGCTCGAAGTGCAGGCCGACATCGATACGGCCACCGCCGATTTGGCGTCCGCACAGCGCAGGGCCGAGGAGCTGGAAGCGGCGCTGGCCGGTGCGCTGGCCGAGCAGACCGACCGCAAGGACGCCGCCGACCACGCCCTGATGGCCCTGCACGAATCCGATCAGGCACTGCTGGCCATCTACGACCGGCTCGCCCGCGTGGGCCACAGCGCCCGCTCGGCCCAGACCGAAGGCGAGCGGCTGGCCACCCAGCGCGCCGAGGCCGAAGCCGTGCGGGAGAAGTCCCTCGCTTCGCTCGCCGAGTTGGAGGACCGGCTGCGTCACGCCGAGATCGAACACGACGGCGGCGACGACAGCGACACCGCCGCGGGCACCGAGACCGCCGCCCGTGCCCGCGAAGAAGCCGCCGCCGCGCTCGCCGAGGCCCGCACCATGGAAGTCGAGGCCCGCTTGGCCGTCCGCACGGCCGAGGAACGTGCGGAATCGGTACGGGGCAAGGCGGATGCGCTGCGCCGGGCCGCTCGCGCCGAACGGGAGGCCAGGGCCAGGGCCGAGCGGGCGCAGGCCGCGCGCCGCCAGGCCGCCGCCGTGGCCGCCGCGGTCGCCGAATCGGGCGCGAAGATCGCGCACGAACTCGAACAGGTCGTCGCCTCGGCCGCCGCCCGCCGTGACGAACTCGTCCGGCGCCGTGGGGAATGCGCCGCGTCCCTGGAACAGGTGAAGGAACGGGCGCGGGCGCTGAACACCCAGCTGGCCCAGCTCACCGATGCCGTGCATCGTGACGAGGTCGCCAAAGCCCAAGCGGCACTGCGCATCGAACAGCTCGAGACCACCATCTCCGAACAGTTCGGCATCGCGCTGGCCGATCTCGTCGCCGAGTACGGTCCCGACGTACCGCTGCCGCCCTCGGCACTGGAGCTGCAGGAGTACGAGGACGCCAAGGAGCGCGGCGAGCAGGTCAGCGCACCCCAGCCGATGCCCTACGACCGGGCCTCCCAGGAGCGCAGGGCCAAGCGCGCCGAGAAGGACCTCACCACCCTCGGCAAGGTCAATCCCCTCGCGCTGGAAGAGTTCGCGGCGCTCGAGGAACGCTACAACTTCCTGGCCACCCAGCTCGAGGACGTCAAGAACGCCCGCAAGGACCTTCTCGATGTGGTCGCCGAGGTCGACGCCCGCATCCTGCAGGTGTTCACCGAGGCCTACGCCGATGTGGAACGCGAATTCGTCGGCGTCTTCGCGAAACTGTTCCCCGGTGGCGAGGGCAGGCTGGTGCTCACCGACCCCTCCGACATGCTCACCACCGGCATCGAGGTCGAGGCCCGCCCGCCGGGCAAGAAGGTCAAGCGGCTCTCGTTGCTCTCCGGTGGTGAGAAGTCACTCACCGCCGTCGCCCTGCTGGTCGCCATCTTCCGGGCGCGGCCGTCGCCGTTCTATGTGATGGACGAGGTGGAAGCGGCCCTCGACGACACCAACCTGCGCCGCCTGATCGGGCTGTTCGAGCAGCTGCGCGAGAAGAGCCAGCTGATCGTCATCACCCACCAGAAGCCCACCATGGAGGTCGCCGACGCCCTCTACGGCGTGAGCATGCGCGGGGACGGCATCACCCAGGTGATCTCGCAGCGCCTGAACCGGGCCGAGGTCGCCGACGCCGACCCGGTGGGCGCTCCCGCCTGA